CACCGCCACCGACGCCCCGTCCATCAAGTCGGTCGCGCCGGTGGTCACCACCAGCGGCACCGCGCTGTACGGGAACATCTCGTACCAGCCCGGGCAGATCGTCGGCACCTACCCCGCCTACTTCGAGACCTCCAACCTGAAGGTCGGCAAGGGCGACTACTTCTCCGCCGACGACGTGCTGAACTCCCGCAAGGTGGCGGTGCTCGGCTCGACCACCGCCACCGAGCTGTTCGCCACCGAGGACCCGGTCGGCAAGAAGATCACCATCGGCGGCACCCCGTTCACCGTGGTCGGCGTGCTGAAGACCAAGGGCTCCACCGGCTTCAACGACCCCGACGACGTGGTGATCGCCCCGCTGCCGACCGTGCAGAACGCGTTCACCGGCTTCGGCTCGGTCAACCAGATCCTGGTGCAGGCCTCCTCGGCCGAGAGCACCACCGAGGCGCAGTCCGACATCACCCGGATCCTGATGGGCACCCACGCCATCAAGGACGCCACCAAGGTCGACTTCCGGGTCAGCAACCAGACCTCGCTGCTGAGCGCCCGCGAGTCCACCAACAAGACCTTCACGGTCCTGCTCGGCGCGGTCGCCGCGATCTCGCTGCTGGTCGGCGGCATCGGCATCACCAACATCATGCTGGTGACGGTCGCCGAGCGGACCAGGGAGATCGGCATCCGCAAGGCGCTCGGCGCGCCCCGCGCGGTCATCCTCGGCCAGTTCCTCGCCGAGTCCACCCTGCTGTCGGTGATCGGCGCCGGCCTCGGCGTGCTGGCCGGCATCGCCGGCTCGCACTTCTCGGTGGTCGGCATCAAGCCGGTGGTGATCCCCGAGTCGGTGCTCGGCGCCTTCGGCATCGCCGTCGCCATCGGACTGTTCTTCGGCAGCTACCCCGCCAACCGGGCCGCCTCGCTGCGCCCGATCGACGCCCTCCGGCACGAGTAGAAGGAGACCCCCGTGTCTGACGACCAGGAGCTGCTGGCCACCGCGCCGGACGCCCGCGACATCACCGCCGAGCTGGCCGCGCCACCGCGCCGCAAGCTCCCCTGGCCCACCCTGGCCCTGGCCGGCTGCGTCATCGCGGTGCTCTCCTTCGCGGGCGGCGTCTGGTACCAGAAGGACAGCGGCACCAGCGGCACCAGCGGCGGCAACCGGGCCGGCGCCTCGAACGAGCGGTTCGCCGGCGGCGGCACCCGCGGCGGCTACGGCGGCTTCGGCGGCCAGGGGGGCGGGCAGGCCGGCGGCGCCGGCAACGGCCAGGCCCCCGGCGGCGGCGCGGGCGGCTTCACCCGCGGCACCGTGAAGTCGGTGGAGGGCGACACCGTGTACCTGACCGCGGCCGACGGCAGCACCGTCAAGATCACCACCGGTGACTCCACCAAGGTCACCACCACCAAGGAGGGCAAGGTCGGCGACCTCCAGCCCGGCCAGACCGTCACCGTGCTGGGCAGCAAGGGCGCGGACGGCTCCTACAACGCCACCCAGCTCACCGAGGGCAACGCGGCGGGCGGCTTCGGCGGCGGCCGGGGCGGCGGGAACGGCGGCGGGAACGCGGGCGGCGCGGGTACCGGTTCGGGCACGACCGGATGACTAATCCAATCTTCATTCCCCCTGCGTAGGCTGCCCGGGCTAGGGTCTGTCCGACAGTGTTTCCACCGGGCGCACCCCGGCGGGCGCCGTCGGACAGACCCCGTGGTGTCCGGGGTGGCCCATTCGTCCGGCCGGGAGGCGGAGCAATCGTGTCAGGCGCAGTCCAGTCGAACCCGGCCGTGGCGACCCAGGCGGGCGGCGAGCCCTTCCTCCTGGTCGTGGACGACGAACCGAACATCCGCGAGCTGCTCTCGGCCAGCCTGCGCTTCTCCGGCTTCCGGGTGGCCTCCGCCGCCACCGGCCAGGAGGCCCTGGACGCGGTCGCCGCCGAGCGCCCCGACCTGGTCGTCCTGGACGTGATGCTGCCCGACCTGGACGGCTTCACCGTGGTGCAGCGGCTGCGCGACCAGACCCAGTGGCCGCAGAGCCCCGAGCACGTCCCGGTGCTGTTCCTGACCGCCAAGGACGGCACCGGCGACAAGGTGCAGGGCCTGGCGGTCGGCGCCGACGACTACGTCACCAAGCCGTTCAGCCTGGAGGAGCTGATCGCCCGGATCCGGGCGATCCTGCGCCGGGCCGGCGGCCCCGCCGACGACGGCCGCCTGGTGGTGGCCGACCTCACCCTGGACCCGACCGCGCACGAGGTCACCCGCGGCGGCGTCCCGGTCTCGCTGTCCCCCACCGAGTTCAAGCTGCTGCACTACCTGATGGCCAACGTCGGCCGGGTGGTCTCCAAGGCGCAGATCCTCGACCACGTGTGGGCGTACGACTTCGGCGGCGACCTGTCCATCGTCGAGTCGTACATCTCCTACCTGCGCCGCAAGCTCGACTCGGGGCCGGCCCACGGCCCCAAGCTGATCCACACGGTGCGCGGCATCG
The window above is part of the Kitasatospora sp. NA04385 genome. Proteins encoded here:
- a CDS encoding ABC transporter permease, giving the protein MIVWQMLRFAVAGLAANKVRSALTMLGVLIGVASVILLLAVGNGSSVAVKDSITSLGTNSLTVSSSASRGSATAAKKLTVDDAKALATATDAPSIKSVAPVVTTSGTALYGNISYQPGQIVGTYPAYFETSNLKVGKGDYFSADDVLNSRKVAVLGSTTATELFATEDPVGKKITIGGTPFTVVGVLKTKGSTGFNDPDDVVIAPLPTVQNAFTGFGSVNQILVQASSAESTTEAQSDITRILMGTHAIKDATKVDFRVSNQTSLLSARESTNKTFTVLLGAVAAISLLVGGIGITNIMLVTVAERTREIGIRKALGAPRAVILGQFLAESTLLSVIGAGLGVLAGIAGSHFSVVGIKPVVIPESVLGAFGIAVAIGLFFGSYPANRAASLRPIDALRHE
- a CDS encoding response regulator transcription factor; translation: MSGAVQSNPAVATQAGGEPFLLVVDDEPNIRELLSASLRFSGFRVASAATGQEALDAVAAERPDLVVLDVMLPDLDGFTVVQRLRDQTQWPQSPEHVPVLFLTAKDGTGDKVQGLAVGADDYVTKPFSLEELIARIRAILRRAGGPADDGRLVVADLTLDPTAHEVTRGGVPVSLSPTEFKLLHYLMANVGRVVSKAQILDHVWAYDFGGDLSIVESYISYLRRKLDSGPAHGPKLIHTVRGIGYALRRPPNS